A stretch of the Bacillaceae bacterium S4-13-56 genome encodes the following:
- a CDS encoding ATP-dependent Clp protease proteolytic subunit: MNKDDQSPQEEHKPSSSLVEKIQQLGTTQVPQMADSNIHVLPIIGQIEGHIQLPPQNKTTKYEHLIPQLIAIEQNPKIEGVIVLLNTVGGDVEAGLAISEMVASLSKPSVSIVLGGGHSIGVPIAVSTTYSFITETATMTIHPVRLTGLVIGVPQTFEYLDKMQERVVQFVLRHSNITEEKFKELMFQKGNLTRDIGTNVIGKDAVDYGLINEVGGVSEAMTKLRELIEQNKMNEGTQVIQ, encoded by the coding sequence ATGAATAAAGACGATCAATCTCCACAGGAAGAGCATAAGCCTTCTTCCTCACTCGTAGAAAAAATTCAGCAGCTTGGTACTACACAAGTTCCACAGATGGCTGATTCAAACATTCATGTGCTACCGATTATTGGACAAATAGAGGGCCATATCCAGCTTCCACCTCAAAATAAAACAACAAAATATGAACATCTAATTCCCCAACTGATTGCAATTGAACAAAATCCTAAAATTGAAGGTGTTATTGTTTTGTTAAATACAGTAGGAGGAGATGTTGAAGCAGGATTAGCGATTTCAGAAATGGTAGCATCACTATCTAAGCCGAGTGTATCCATTGTTCTTGGAGGAGGCCATTCCATAGGTGTTCCAATTGCCGTTTCAACAACTTATTCCTTTATTACTGAAACGGCTACGATGACGATTCACCCCGTAAGACTTACTGGACTTGTCATAGGAGTACCACAAACCTTTGAATACTTAGATAAGATGCAGGAACGTGTCGTGCAGTTTGTCTTACGGCACTCCAATATTACAGAGGAAAAATTCAAAGAGCTTATGTTCCAAAAAGGGAATTTGACTAGAGATATAGGTACAAATGTTATAGGGAAAGATGCAGTAGATTATGGTTTGATCAATGAAGTTGGGGGAGTCAGTGAAGCGATGACCAAATTAAGAGAGCTTATTGAACAGAATAAAATGAATGAAGGAACGCAGGTGATACAATGA
- a CDS encoding YlzJ-like family protein — protein sequence MIHYSPLPYEDIYPQSMESYDKIQMIQINGKLVLAERLEDGSYRIIRLLSTDPQHFLDGSVEPGTIMI from the coding sequence ATGATACATTATTCACCACTTCCATATGAGGATATTTATCCACAATCGATGGAAAGCTATGACAAAATCCAGATGATTCAAATTAATGGAAAGCTAGTACTTGCCGAGCGGTTAGAAGATGGATCCTATCGTATTATTCGTCTACTTTCTACAGATCCCCAACATTTTCTAGATGGAAGTGTGGAACCCGGTACCATTATGATATAA
- a CDS encoding DNA translocase FtsK, with amino-acid sequence MAKKRKNSRKKKQHKLKASVKNELIGLLFILIAVFGSGASAVSGGAIPALLTEGFQFLFGIWFFVASVFMLFVGIFFMIKQRKPNFGHKRLIGFYILFTSVLLITHIQVYEKIMTQTYEPSLLKATWNQFTAYTNGIVPPGDLGGGMLGAVLFTFTYYLFSSTGAKIVAFFGGIVGVLFLTEFSIGKAIESNWNSFKKVIVEQKNSLIANRTEKQKEKKQQVMANHEPKIEKVTTYDESFEEEPIIQDFTDIAYAMNTTEGYNKTPQGNKSLDGEKQDEKEEFDSIDLSNSTAVTEMENEDYILPPLEILEEPNFSSQQNERSHIQQTVKKLERTFQSFGVKAKVTKVHVGPAVTKYEVYPDMGVKVSKIVGLHDDLALALAAKDIRIEAPIPGKSAVGIEVPNQEVAMVSLREVLDQQTMQNTSKLAFVLGRDISGDAVVGELNKMPHLLVAGATGSGKSVCINGIITSILMRAKPHEVKMMMIDPKKVELNVYNGIPHLLSPVVTDPKKASRALKKVVSEMERRYDLFSETGTRNIEAYNNYIRRWNEEGEELQPTLPYIVVLVDELADLMMVASNDVEDAITRLAQMARAAGIHLIIATQRPSVDVITGVIKANIPSRIAFSVSSQTDSRTILDMGGAEKLLGRGDMLYMPVGISKPTRVQGAFLSDEEVERVVNHCIEQQKAQYQEDMIPEEESAVKEEVDDELYEDAVELILEMQTASVSMLQRRFRIGYTRAARLIDAMEQRGIVGPYEGSKPREVLLSKSVEEERTL; translated from the coding sequence ATGGCTAAAAAGAGAAAAAACAGTCGAAAGAAAAAACAACACAAGCTTAAAGCTTCGGTTAAGAATGAGCTTATTGGATTACTGTTTATACTCATTGCCGTGTTTGGCAGTGGAGCGAGTGCAGTCAGTGGAGGCGCAATTCCAGCACTTTTAACGGAGGGGTTCCAATTTTTATTTGGAATTTGGTTTTTTGTTGCCTCCGTTTTTATGTTATTTGTTGGTATATTTTTCATGATAAAACAACGGAAACCAAATTTCGGGCATAAAAGACTTATTGGATTTTACATTTTGTTTACCAGTGTTCTGCTTATTACACATATACAAGTTTACGAAAAAATTATGACACAAACATATGAACCTTCTTTACTAAAAGCAACATGGAATCAATTTACTGCTTATACGAATGGAATAGTTCCACCAGGTGATCTTGGTGGCGGAATGTTAGGAGCTGTATTATTTACATTTACCTATTATTTATTTTCTTCTACTGGGGCAAAAATTGTTGCTTTTTTCGGTGGAATAGTAGGCGTTTTATTTCTTACTGAGTTTTCCATTGGAAAAGCTATTGAATCGAATTGGAATTCTTTTAAAAAAGTTATTGTGGAGCAGAAAAACAGTCTAATTGCGAATCGAACAGAAAAACAAAAAGAGAAAAAACAACAAGTTATGGCTAATCATGAACCAAAAATTGAAAAGGTGACTACTTATGATGAATCATTTGAAGAGGAGCCTATCATTCAAGACTTTACAGATATAGCCTATGCTATGAATACAACAGAGGGATATAATAAAACGCCCCAAGGAAATAAGAGTTTAGACGGAGAAAAACAGGATGAGAAAGAGGAGTTTGACTCTATAGATTTATCAAATTCTACTGCTGTTACCGAAATGGAAAATGAAGACTATATTCTCCCGCCTCTTGAAATATTAGAAGAGCCAAACTTCAGTTCCCAACAAAACGAAAGGTCACACATCCAACAAACCGTTAAAAAACTTGAAAGAACATTTCAAAGTTTTGGAGTAAAGGCTAAAGTAACAAAGGTTCATGTAGGTCCAGCAGTAACTAAATATGAAGTTTATCCTGACATGGGTGTAAAGGTAAGTAAAATAGTAGGTCTTCACGATGATCTGGCTTTAGCACTAGCAGCAAAGGACATACGAATAGAAGCACCAATTCCAGGTAAATCAGCTGTTGGTATTGAAGTACCTAATCAAGAGGTTGCTATGGTTTCATTAAGAGAGGTTTTAGACCAACAAACGATGCAAAATACTTCAAAGTTAGCTTTTGTCTTAGGCAGAGACATTTCGGGAGATGCAGTAGTAGGTGAATTGAACAAAATGCCGCATTTACTAGTAGCAGGAGCTACAGGAAGCGGTAAGAGTGTTTGTATTAATGGGATTATTACTAGTATTCTCATGAGGGCCAAGCCCCATGAGGTCAAAATGATGATGATAGATCCAAAAAAGGTAGAGCTTAATGTATATAATGGGATTCCCCACCTCCTTTCTCCAGTGGTTACGGATCCGAAGAAAGCTTCAAGGGCATTAAAAAAGGTTGTGTCTGAAATGGAAAGAAGATACGATCTTTTCTCAGAAACAGGCACTAGAAATATTGAAGCCTACAATAATTATATTCGTCGCTGGAATGAAGAAGGAGAGGAATTACAACCAACTCTTCCTTACATTGTTGTTTTAGTTGACGAGCTTGCGGATTTAATGATGGTTGCTTCGAACGATGTGGAGGATGCGATTACAAGATTAGCACAAATGGCCCGTGCTGCTGGTATTCATTTAATTATTGCTACTCAGCGGCCGTCTGTGGATGTTATAACAGGAGTCATTAAAGCTAACATTCCATCAAGAATAGCGTTTAGCGTTTCTTCACAAACTGATTCAAGAACCATTCTTGACATGGGAGGAGCAGAAAAGTTATTAGGACGAGGGGATATGCTATATATGCCAGTTGGTATATCCAAGCCTACCCGAGTTCAAGGTGCTTTTCTATCAGATGAAGAGGTAGAACGCGTCGTCAATCATTGTATAGAGCAACAAAAAGCACAATACCAAGAGGATATGATTCCAGAAGAAGAGTCAGCTGTAAAAGAAGAAGTGGATGATGAATTATATGAAGATGCTGTAGAGCTAATATTAGAAATGCAAACAGCGAGCGTTTCTATGCTTCAACGTCGCTTTAGAATTGGTTATACTCGTGCAGCACGATTAATCGATGCAATGGAACAAAGAGGAATAGTCGGTCCATATGAAGGAAGCAAACCGAGAGAAGTTCTATTGTCAAAATCTGTAGAAGAAGAAAGAACATTATAG
- a CDS encoding GntR family transcriptional regulator — protein sequence MSIRPDNRHLYLQVIDQIKKDIEEGVYKEGEKLPSEFHLSKMLGISRATLREALRVLDEENVVTRRHGVGTFVNSRPMFSSGIEELYSVTNMIERIGMVAGSRYLSAEVVTANDEDKKRFHPLEFDEVSVVERVRTADATPVVYCIDRFPAHLVSIHDIHKSDSFFKVIEEEAHKRISYAVTYIEPIGFHETISPILNCGVDQPLLLLKQLHFTEEDEPILYSSNYFRADKFSFHVLRKRV from the coding sequence ATGTCGATTCGTCCTGATAATAGACATTTATATCTACAAGTTATTGATCAAATAAAAAAGGACATTGAAGAAGGCGTTTACAAGGAAGGGGAAAAACTTCCATCTGAATTTCATTTATCTAAAATGTTGGGAATCTCAAGGGCAACTTTGAGAGAGGCGTTACGGGTATTGGATGAAGAAAATGTGGTTACAAGAAGGCATGGGGTTGGGACCTTCGTCAATTCTCGCCCAATGTTTTCGTCAGGGATCGAAGAATTGTATAGTGTAACAAATATGATTGAGAGAATTGGTATGGTTGCTGGTTCTCGTTACTTGAGCGCAGAGGTTGTTACAGCAAATGACGAGGATAAAAAAAGGTTTCATCCATTGGAATTTGATGAGGTTTCGGTTGTTGAACGGGTCCGAACAGCAGATGCAACACCTGTAGTATATTGTATCGACCGATTTCCGGCTCACTTGGTTTCCATTCACGATATACATAAGTCAGACTCGTTTTTTAAAGTCATTGAGGAAGAAGCTCATAAAAGAATAAGTTATGCTGTGACTTATATTGAGCCGATTGGTTTTCATGAAACAATATCGCCTATTTTAAATTGTGGTGTAGACCAGCCATTATTACTTCTTAAACAATTACACTTTACAGAAGAAGATGAGCCTATATTATACTCTAGTAATTATTTCCGTGCTGATAAGTTTAGTTTTCATGTTTTAAGAAAACGGGTCTAG
- a CDS encoding BMP family protein, translating into MNLRRFLVVFALLLTMGLVLGACGTSDEENNGAANEGNNTTDNTGNENEGTNEGGDTATDFTVGMVTDVGGVDDKSFNQSAWEGLQEFGAEHGLEQGPNGFDYVQSGGDEDYAPNLNQLARQDFDLIYGIGYLLTAAVDEIALQFPDTNFAIVDSVVEQPNTTSILFKEHQGSFLVGVAAAMKTESNKVGFVGGVEGDLIKKFESGFRAGVKSVNPDIDIQVQYAESFNDSAKGKLIAADMYNGGIDVIYHASGGTGAGVFAEAKDRKKSDPDQNIWVIGVDRDQHEEGQIDDDNVTLTSMVKRVDVAVKDIAERTLNGDFPGGEIVEYGLEGNGVSVAQTNTEAMTQEIIDAVNDWQQKIIDGEVEVPSTREDADAFIEGL; encoded by the coding sequence TTGAATTTACGTCGTTTTTTAGTTGTATTTGCATTACTTTTAACGATGGGACTTGTTTTAGGTGCTTGTGGAACTTCAGATGAAGAAAACAACGGTGCTGCAAACGAAGGAAACAACACAACAGATAATACTGGTAATGAAAACGAAGGTACTAACGAAGGTGGAGATACTGCAACAGACTTTACCGTTGGTATGGTAACTGACGTTGGGGGTGTTGATGACAAATCTTTTAACCAATCTGCATGGGAAGGTTTACAAGAATTTGGAGCAGAACACGGTCTTGAACAAGGTCCAAATGGATTTGACTATGTTCAATCTGGTGGAGACGAAGACTACGCTCCAAACCTAAACCAATTAGCACGTCAAGACTTTGACTTAATCTATGGAATTGGATACTTATTAACAGCCGCGGTAGACGAAATTGCGCTACAATTTCCAGACACTAATTTTGCTATCGTAGATTCTGTTGTTGAGCAGCCGAATACTACTAGTATTCTTTTCAAAGAACATCAAGGTTCATTCCTTGTTGGTGTTGCAGCAGCAATGAAAACAGAATCTAACAAAGTTGGATTTGTTGGTGGAGTTGAAGGAGACTTAATTAAAAAGTTTGAAAGCGGCTTTAGAGCAGGTGTTAAATCTGTAAATCCTGATATTGATATTCAAGTGCAATATGCAGAATCCTTTAATGACTCTGCAAAAGGCAAATTAATTGCTGCGGATATGTACAATGGTGGAATTGATGTAATTTACCATGCATCCGGTGGTACTGGTGCAGGTGTATTTGCCGAAGCGAAAGACCGTAAGAAGAGTGACCCAGATCAAAATATTTGGGTAATCGGTGTTGATCGTGACCAACATGAAGAAGGTCAAATCGACGACGATAACGTAACTTTAACTTCCATGGTTAAGCGTGTGGACGTAGCTGTTAAAGACATTGCTGAGCGCACATTAAACGGTGATTTCCCTGGTGGAGAAATTGTCGAATATGGGCTTGAAGGTAATGGTGTGAGTGTAGCTCAAACAAACACTGAAGCAATGACTCAAGAAATCATCGATGCTGTAAATGATTGGCAACAAAAAATTATTGATGGTGAAGTAGAAGTACCTTCTACAAGAGAAGATGCGGATGCTTTTATCGAAGGACTTTAG
- a CDS encoding ABC transporter ATP-binding protein — protein MEYVIEMLNIRKEFPGIVANDNITLQVKPGEIHALLGENGAGKSTLMNVLFGLYQPEQGEIKVKGNPVKITDPNVANDLGIGMVHQHFMLVETFTVTENIILGSEPRKNGKVDLKKAESEVQELSERYGLKVDPRAKIQDISVGMQQRVEILKTLYRGADILILDEPTAVLTPQEIKELTQIMKSLIKEGKSIILITHKLKEIMESCDRCTVIRKGVGIGTMNVSETNVTELASLMVGREVSFKTEKKSSDPKDNVLSITNLKVKDSRGVEMVKGLNLNLRAGEIVGIAGVDGNGQTELIEAITGLRRAESGTIELKEKNITNMSPRKVTESGVSHIPQDRHKYGLVLDFPIGENMVLQTYYQKPFSNSMGVLNFKEIYKKAKSLIEEFDIRTPSEYTLARSLSGGNQQKAIIAREVDRSPELLIAAQPTRGLDVGAIEFIHKRLIDERDKGRAVLLVSFELDEIMNVSDRIAVMFDGKIVAEVKPNETDEQELGLLMAGSKKQKVGEAE, from the coding sequence GTGGAATACGTTATTGAAATGTTAAATATCAGAAAAGAATTTCCAGGTATTGTTGCAAATGATAATATTACACTTCAAGTCAAACCTGGCGAAATACATGCGCTCCTAGGAGAAAATGGAGCAGGAAAGTCAACGCTTATGAATGTCCTCTTTGGCTTATATCAACCTGAACAAGGGGAAATTAAAGTTAAAGGGAACCCGGTAAAAATCACCGATCCTAATGTGGCTAACGATCTTGGAATCGGAATGGTACATCAGCATTTTATGCTTGTGGAAACGTTTACAGTAACGGAAAATATTATACTGGGTAGTGAACCAAGAAAAAACGGGAAGGTAGACCTTAAGAAAGCAGAGTCAGAAGTTCAGGAACTTTCTGAACGATACGGGTTAAAAGTGGATCCTCGGGCTAAAATTCAAGACATTTCAGTTGGGATGCAGCAACGAGTTGAAATATTGAAAACCCTTTATCGAGGAGCGGATATTCTGATCTTGGATGAACCGACTGCCGTTCTTACCCCTCAAGAAATTAAAGAGCTTACTCAAATTATGAAGTCATTAATAAAAGAAGGAAAATCAATTATATTAATTACCCATAAATTAAAAGAAATAATGGAGTCCTGTGATCGATGTACTGTCATTCGAAAAGGTGTTGGGATCGGTACAATGAATGTTTCCGAAACAAATGTTACAGAGCTTGCTTCATTAATGGTTGGCCGAGAAGTTAGTTTTAAAACAGAAAAGAAATCATCAGACCCAAAGGATAATGTGTTGTCAATTACTAATTTAAAAGTAAAAGATTCACGTGGTGTTGAAATGGTTAAAGGCTTAAATCTAAACCTACGTGCTGGGGAAATTGTCGGGATAGCTGGTGTAGATGGTAATGGACAAACAGAACTTATTGAAGCTATTACCGGTCTGCGGAGAGCAGAGTCTGGTACCATTGAATTGAAAGAAAAGAACATAACGAATATGTCTCCAAGAAAAGTGACAGAATCCGGGGTATCTCATATTCCACAAGACCGTCATAAATATGGCCTAGTCCTTGATTTTCCTATTGGAGAGAATATGGTTTTACAAACGTATTATCAAAAACCGTTCTCGAATAGTATGGGTGTTTTAAACTTTAAAGAAATATATAAGAAGGCAAAATCTTTAATCGAAGAATTCGACATTAGAACACCTAGTGAGTATACATTAGCACGCTCGTTATCTGGGGGGAATCAGCAGAAAGCGATCATCGCTCGCGAAGTTGATCGATCTCCTGAGTTATTGATTGCAGCACAACCAACTAGAGGACTAGATGTGGGAGCAATTGAATTTATTCATAAGAGACTTATTGATGAACGTGATAAAGGAAGAGCCGTACTCCTTGTGTCTTTTGAGTTAGATGAGATTATGAATGTGAGTGACCGTATAGCGGTTATGTTTGATGGAAAAATTGTTGCAGAAGTCAAACCAAACGAAACAGATGAACAAGAATTAGGCCTACTTATGGCAGGTAGTAAAAAGCAGAAAGTAGGTGAAGCAGAATGA
- a CDS encoding ABC transporter permease → MNSRLTNVLIPVISVLFGLIAGAIIMLVFDYNPIKGYTALWNGAFGDSYWLGETLRQVTPYILSGLAVAFAFRTGLFNIGVEGQVFVGWVASVWVGTAINAPSFIHVPLAILAAVIAGGLWGFVPGFLKARFGVHEVIVSIMMNYIALHISNEMIRSVLTDNQDKTEKIAETASLRAQWLIDLTDHSRLHMGIFVALIAAGIMWFLLEKTKTGYELRSVGFNQHASNYAGMNVKRNIILAMVISGAFAGVAGAMEGLGTFEYMSIKSGFTNIGFDGIAVALLGGSTAIGVVLSALLFGVLKQGALNMPMGAGVPSELVEIVIALIIFFVASSYIIRWYLLKFKKEGK, encoded by the coding sequence ATGAATAGTCGCTTAACAAATGTTTTGATCCCTGTTATTTCTGTGCTTTTTGGCTTAATCGCAGGAGCTATCATTATGTTGGTTTTTGATTACAATCCGATTAAAGGATACACTGCATTATGGAATGGTGCTTTTGGTGATTCCTATTGGTTAGGTGAAACTTTGCGCCAAGTGACTCCTTATATTCTATCAGGTTTGGCGGTTGCTTTTGCTTTTAGAACAGGTCTTTTTAATATTGGAGTGGAAGGGCAAGTTTTTGTTGGTTGGGTGGCATCCGTTTGGGTTGGTACAGCAATCAATGCTCCATCCTTTATTCATGTCCCATTAGCCATTTTAGCTGCTGTAATTGCAGGTGGATTATGGGGATTTGTACCAGGTTTTCTTAAAGCAAGATTTGGTGTTCACGAAGTAATTGTATCTATTATGATGAACTATATTGCTTTACACATTAGTAATGAAATGATTCGCTCTGTATTAACGGACAACCAGGATAAAACGGAAAAAATCGCAGAGACTGCATCGTTAAGAGCACAATGGCTTATTGATTTAACTGACCATTCAAGATTGCATATGGGTATTTTTGTAGCCCTTATAGCCGCTGGTATCATGTGGTTCTTGCTTGAAAAAACGAAAACTGGCTATGAGCTGCGCTCTGTTGGGTTTAACCAACATGCATCCAATTATGCTGGAATGAATGTTAAGCGTAATATAATATTAGCTATGGTTATATCCGGAGCCTTTGCTGGAGTTGCAGGTGCTATGGAAGGGTTAGGTACTTTTGAATACATGTCGATCAAGTCTGGATTTACGAACATTGGATTTGATGGAATTGCTGTTGCCTTATTAGGAGGCAGTACGGCTATTGGTGTCGTATTATCTGCTTTATTATTCGGGGTATTAAAGCAAGGTGCACTTAATATGCCTATGGGGGCTGGAGTGCCGTCTGAGTTAGTTGAAATAGTTATTGCACTCATTATTTTCTTTGTGGCTTCTAGCTATATCATTCGTTGGTATTTACTAAAGTTCAAGAAGGAGGGGAAGTAA
- a CDS encoding ABC transporter permease, with the protein MGFLDTLTSMIPLAMFFAAPLIFTAIGGVFSERSGVVNIGLEGLMVMGAFVGVVFNIFFADTFGAATPWISILVAAIVSSLFSIIHAVASITFRADHVVSGVAINFLALGLGLFLTKQWFGRGQTGSISEPFYTTTVPFLSDIPIIGPILFQKWFLTSYVAIIVAVLAWFVLFKTPFGLRLRSVGEHPMAADTNGINVNRIRYIGVMISGFMGGLGGSVYALTIAHEFSHSTIVGQGFMSLAAVIFGKWHPLGAMGAAIFFGFAQSLAVVSTSIPFLENVPSVFITIAPYLLTILALTGFIGRATPPKALGTSYVKGSR; encoded by the coding sequence ATGGGTTTTCTAGATACTTTAACATCTATGATTCCATTAGCCATGTTTTTCGCAGCACCCCTCATTTTTACAGCAATCGGTGGAGTTTTTAGTGAACGATCTGGTGTAGTAAATATTGGCCTTGAAGGTCTTATGGTAATGGGGGCATTCGTTGGAGTTGTCTTTAACATCTTTTTTGCTGATACCTTTGGCGCAGCTACTCCTTGGATTTCGATTTTAGTTGCAGCTATTGTCTCGTCCCTATTTTCTATTATCCATGCCGTGGCTTCTATCACATTTCGTGCAGACCACGTGGTCAGCGGGGTAGCCATTAACTTCCTTGCTCTTGGATTAGGCTTGTTTTTAACGAAACAGTGGTTTGGAAGAGGTCAAACAGGTTCAATCTCTGAACCATTTTATACAACAACTGTACCTTTTCTAAGTGACATTCCAATTATTGGTCCAATCCTTTTTCAAAAATGGTTCCTTACTTCTTACGTTGCCATAATCGTTGCAGTCCTTGCTTGGTTTGTTTTGTTTAAAACACCATTTGGACTTAGACTTCGTTCAGTAGGGGAACATCCTATGGCAGCTGATACAAATGGTATAAATGTTAATCGAATTCGCTATATTGGTGTTATGATTTCTGGTTTTATGGGAGGACTTGGTGGTTCTGTTTATGCTCTAACAATCGCTCATGAATTTTCCCATAGTACCATTGTTGGTCAAGGCTTCATGTCACTTGCAGCCGTTATTTTTGGAAAGTGGCATCCATTAGGAGCTATGGGAGCAGCTATTTTCTTTGGGTTTGCTCAAAGTTTAGCTGTTGTGAGCACAAGCATTCCATTTTTGGAAAACGTTCCATCAGTATTTATTACGATAGCTCCTTATTTGCTAACCATTCTAGCTTTAACTGGTTTCATAGGGAGAGCTACTCCTCCAAAAGCACTGGGTACCTCCTATGTAAAGGGCAGTCGTTAA
- a CDS encoding pitrilysin family protein, with the protein MGKIQETWEERKGFRLHFIPTKKFKTNTIVVKFRSSLDRETISKRALLSSILDKGTINYPSSLDLRRALDYLYGAVLSIDSSKKGNNHILSIRLELPNDTYIQNESNLLEDALNLLKEIIFQPNVENQSFPDQIVEREKKNMVAKIQSIKDDKMSLANMRLLDIMFENDPYSLHVQGYEEDLSNINGKNLYENYQSMISEDEMDIYFVGHREVEEIRTLIDDLFSRSVSSSVRSVQENNLSDQRDFQKVIEEDDVQQAKLHIGYRTPITFKDENYYVLQVFNGLFGGFPSSKLFMNVREKHSLAYYASSRFESHKGLLLVFSGVAPDKLEQAETIIDEQLEEMKKGNFTKEQLEETKSLVKSQISETFDQAQGIIEVLYHQVISGKRISVEEMIEKIESVQKKQVTNVAKQVEKDTTYILTAARGEK; encoded by the coding sequence ATGGGAAAGATTCAAGAAACTTGGGAAGAAAGAAAAGGTTTTCGTTTACATTTTATTCCCACTAAAAAATTTAAAACAAATACAATTGTCGTAAAATTTCGTTCTTCATTAGATAGAGAAACTATTTCTAAGCGAGCCCTATTGTCATCTATATTAGATAAAGGTACGATCAACTACCCTTCTTCCTTGGATTTACGTAGAGCATTAGATTATTTGTATGGAGCTGTCTTAAGTATTGATAGTTCAAAAAAAGGAAATAATCATATTCTAAGTATAAGATTGGAGCTTCCTAATGACACTTACATCCAAAATGAATCCAATTTATTGGAGGATGCTTTAAATTTATTAAAGGAAATTATCTTTCAGCCTAATGTTGAAAATCAATCTTTTCCAGACCAAATAGTGGAACGTGAAAAGAAAAACATGGTAGCCAAAATCCAATCTATTAAAGATGATAAGATGAGTTTAGCGAATATGCGATTATTGGATATTATGTTTGAAAATGATCCCTATTCCCTGCATGTACAAGGGTATGAAGAGGATTTATCCAATATTAATGGCAAAAACCTTTATGAAAATTATCAATCAATGATTAGTGAGGACGAAATGGATATTTACTTTGTCGGACATCGGGAAGTTGAAGAAATTAGAACCTTAATAGATGACTTATTTTCAAGAAGTGTTTCTTCTTCTGTAAGAAGTGTCCAAGAAAACAATCTTTCTGACCAGAGAGATTTTCAAAAGGTTATCGAAGAAGATGACGTTCAACAGGCAAAGCTCCATATTGGTTATCGAACGCCTATCACCTTTAAGGATGAAAATTATTATGTCCTACAGGTGTTCAATGGTCTATTTGGTGGATTTCCGAGTTCTAAACTGTTTATGAATGTGAGAGAAAAACATAGTCTAGCTTATTATGCTTCCTCACGCTTTGAAAGCCATAAAGGACTTTTATTGGTATTTAGCGGGGTAGCTCCAGATAAACTAGAACAAGCGGAAACTATTATTGATGAACAACTTGAAGAAATGAAAAAAGGAAATTTCACTAAAGAACAGCTGGAAGAAACAAAAAGCTTGGTTAAAAGCCAAATATCTGAGACTTTTGATCAGGCTCAAGGTATTATTGAAGTTTTGTATCACCAAGTCATCTCAGGAAAAAGGATTTCAGTTGAAGAAATGATTGAAAAAATCGAATCTGTGCAAAAAAAGCAAGTCACAAATGTAGCTAAACAAGTAGAAAAAGATACGACTTATATTTTAACAGCAGCAAGGGGGGAGAAGTAA